The following are encoded in a window of Vicia villosa cultivar HV-30 ecotype Madison, WI unplaced genomic scaffold, Vvil1.0 ctg.000863F_1_1, whole genome shotgun sequence genomic DNA:
- the LOC131631774 gene encoding probable aquaporin NIP5-1 isoform X1 gives MTESETGTPTAASVPPTPETPGGPLFSSVRIDSLDRESFAMGRCNMCLPGAKSNGCIGVRIPSVSLTQKIGAEFVGTFILIYAATAGPIVNNKYAGAETLMGNAACAGLTVMFIILSIGHISGAHLNPSLTIAFAAFRHFPWAHVPAYIAAQVSASICACYALKVVYHPFLSGGVTVPTVSIGQAFASEFIITFILLFVVTAVATDTRAVGELAGIAVGATVLLNILITGPTSGGSMNPVRTLGPAVAAGNYKHIWIYLVAPTLGALAGSGVYTLVKLRDDEAEPVQPVRSFRR, from the exons atgacGGAATCGGAAACAGGAACCCCAACGGCGGCGTCAGTGCCACCAACACCGGAAACTCCGGGAGGGCCATTATTCTCGTCGGTGAGAATTGATTCACTTGACCGTGAGTCTTTTGCAATGGGGAGGTGCAACATGTGTTTGCCGGGTGCTAAAAGCAATGGTTGCATCGGTGTTCGAATTCCCAGTGTCTCTCTCACTCAGAAG ATTGGAGCAGAGTTTGTAGGAACATTCATACTGATATATGCAGCAACAGCAGGACCAATAGTGAACAACAAATACGCTGGAGCAGAAACACTTATGGGAAATGCAGCTTGTGCTGGTTTAACAGTCATGTTCATTATTCTCTCAATCGGTCATATCTCAGGTGCACATCTCAATCCATCCCTCACCATTGCGTTCGCGGCGTTTCGCCATTTTCCATGGGCACATGTTCCGGCCTACATTGCAGCACAAGTCTCTGCATCGATCTGCGCTTGTTATGCTCTCAAAGTTGTTTATCACCCTTTCCTTTCTGGTGGTGTAACTGTCCCTACTGTTAGCATTGGACAAGCTTTTGCATCTGAGTTTATCATCACCTTTATTCTCTTGTTCGTTGTCACTGCTGTTGCTACTGATACTCGCGCGGTTGGTGAATTGGCTGGTATTGCTGTTGGAGCTACAGTTTTGCTCAACATTCTCATTACAGG gcCAACAAGTGGAGGCTCGATGAACCCGGTGCGCACCTTAGGTCCAGCAGTTGCAGCAGGAAACTACAAGCATATCTGGATATATTTGGTGGCGCCGACGCTTGGTGCGCTTGCTGGTTCTGGAGTTTATACGCTTGTCAAGCTGCGTGACGATGAAGCTGAACCGGTGCAACCGGTTAGAAGCTTCCGTCGCTAG
- the LOC131631774 gene encoding probable aquaporin NIP5-1 isoform X2: protein MGYIKIGMDSPNFGFRPDLNFLLYTRSIKYEIGAEFVGTFILIYAATAGPIVNNKYAGAETLMGNAACAGLTVMFIILSIGHISGAHLNPSLTIAFAAFRHFPWAHVPAYIAAQVSASICACYALKVVYHPFLSGGVTVPTVSIGQAFASEFIITFILLFVVTAVATDTRAVGELAGIAVGATVLLNILITGPTSGGSMNPVRTLGPAVAAGNYKHIWIYLVAPTLGALAGSGVYTLVKLRDDEAEPVQPVRSFRR, encoded by the exons ATGGGATACATTAAAATCGGAATGGATTCTCCAAATTTTGGGTTTAGACCCGACCTAAATTTCTTATTATATACACGGTCCATCAAATATGAG ATTGGAGCAGAGTTTGTAGGAACATTCATACTGATATATGCAGCAACAGCAGGACCAATAGTGAACAACAAATACGCTGGAGCAGAAACACTTATGGGAAATGCAGCTTGTGCTGGTTTAACAGTCATGTTCATTATTCTCTCAATCGGTCATATCTCAGGTGCACATCTCAATCCATCCCTCACCATTGCGTTCGCGGCGTTTCGCCATTTTCCATGGGCACATGTTCCGGCCTACATTGCAGCACAAGTCTCTGCATCGATCTGCGCTTGTTATGCTCTCAAAGTTGTTTATCACCCTTTCCTTTCTGGTGGTGTAACTGTCCCTACTGTTAGCATTGGACAAGCTTTTGCATCTGAGTTTATCATCACCTTTATTCTCTTGTTCGTTGTCACTGCTGTTGCTACTGATACTCGCGCGGTTGGTGAATTGGCTGGTATTGCTGTTGGAGCTACAGTTTTGCTCAACATTCTCATTACAGG gcCAACAAGTGGAGGCTCGATGAACCCGGTGCGCACCTTAGGTCCAGCAGTTGCAGCAGGAAACTACAAGCATATCTGGATATATTTGGTGGCGCCGACGCTTGGTGCGCTTGCTGGTTCTGGAGTTTATACGCTTGTCAAGCTGCGTGACGATGAAGCTGAACCGGTGCAACCGGTTAGAAGCTTCCGTCGCTAG
- the LOC131631776 gene encoding probable aquaporin NIP5-1 — protein MPELDRGTSTELPVTPDTPGGPLFSSVRIDSPGRDSFAMPRCNMCMPKNMGVRIPSVSLTQKIGAEFVGTFILIYVATAGPIVNNKYEGVETLIGNAACAGLTVMAIIFSIGHISGAHLNPALTIAFAAFRHFPWAHVPAYIAAQVSASICAAFALKTIYRPFLSGGVTLPTVSVGQAFATEFIITFILLFVATAVATDTRAVGEMAGIAVGATVIVNILISGPTSSGSMNPVRTLGPAIAAGNYKNIWIYFVAPTLGALAGSGAYTLVKLREEDNNEAEQQPLPVRSYSH, from the exons atgcCGGAATTAGACAGAGGAACATCAACGGAGTTGCCGGTGACACCGGACACACCGGGAGGACCATTATTTTCGTCGGTGAGAATTGATTCTCCTGGACGTGATTCTTTTGCAATGCCGAGGTGCAACATGTGCATGCCCAAAAATATGGGTGTTCGAATTCCGAGTGTTTCTCTAACTCAGAAG ATTGGAGCAGAGTTTGTAGGAACATTCATTCTGATATATGTAGCAACAGCAGGACCAATAGTGAACAACAAATACGAAGGTGTAGAGACACTTATAGGAAATGCAGCCTGTGCTGGTTTAACAGTCATGGCAATTATTTTCTCAATTGGTCATATCTCAGGCGCACATCTCAATCCAGCACTCACCATTGCGTTTGCAGCGTTTCGCCATTTTCCATGGGCACATGTTCCTGCTTACATTGCAGCACAAGTCTCTGCATCGATCTGCGCTGCTTTTGCTCTCAAAACTATTTATCGTCCTTTCCTCTCTGGTGGTGTTACTCTCCCTACCGTTAGCGTTGGACAAGCTTTTGCAACCGAGTTTATCATCACTTTTATTCTCTTGTTTGTTGCAACTGCTGTTGCTACGGATACTCGCGCT GTTGGTGAAATGGCTGGTATTGCGGTTGGAGCTACAGTTATAGTCAACATTCTGATCTCAGG GCCAACAAGTAGTGGTTCAATGAACCCGGTTCGCACCTTAGGTCCAGCCATTGCAGCAGGAAACTACAAAAATATCTGGATATATTTCGTGGCGCCGACGCTTGGTGCGCTTGCTGGTTCTGGAGCTTATACGCTTGTCAAGCTGCGTGAAGAAGACAACAACGAAGCTGAACAGCAGCCGCTACCGGTTAGGAGCTACAGTCACTAG